Below is a window of Phocoena phocoena chromosome 12, mPhoPho1.1, whole genome shotgun sequence DNA.
ATTCATCTTTCAAAATAATCACATTTTCCTCTCTTCAGTTCTTTTTGTATTAAGAACAGAGCTTTAAATATGGAATATATTAAGGGCTCCAAGAATTCTCCTCAGAACTCTAATAGATGGCATGGGTCCATCCTTCCGTCAGTAAAACAAGTTCCTTAGAGAGTGGGGTGAAGGAGCTAAGAAATCAAGAGTATCTGCACAGGAAGGCAATAAATgggaatttcttttattttactggtTGTCTCTTATCCTGGACAAAATTTTAGAAGtggtaaataataaatgctgaaaaatggaaaaaaaggaaaagtagggAAAATTGACAAATGTTCCCTTCAGACAGAAAGGTATTTCCAGTACCGTTATTActatttatttgaaagaaaaagaaggtaccTAAACCACTGAAAAcgttttttttcagaaaataattccTAAATATATACTAAAATCGTTTTCATTGTTTAATTTGGAAAGTGACGGGCTGACTGAAATGTTTTTAGAAGCTCTTGCTTTAAGAAAATCTACCTTAAACCAAAGCCTCAAAGACCTCTCCCAAATCATTGGTGTGTCCTTTGAGATTCACCACGAAAATCATATGATTCTTCGACAACACAGACTTCCCAATAAgacatggaaaagaagaagcactTTTACTTTTCCCATGTGGAAGGTATTCCAACTGCCTGGATTACTCAAAATGCTCATAAAAttggtgttattttaaaaaattaagtggagggggaagaaaggagCACCTCCTCTGCACCCCCATTTACCTTCCCAGTTTTGTTTCCCACCACCTTTCCATTACACACCTTACACTCCAGCCACACGTCTAGGTGAAGTCCCTGAAACAGGCAGGCTGAAAATAGAAATGGCAGGAAGGTTTGGacaattttctgtttattaagGGACAGTCAGGTGATTGGGTCAGAGCCAAGTCAGGCAATCTGCTCTTCTACAGTAAATGAGACTCAGAGACACAGTATCCTGAGGGCCCCTTGATTAATCATCTTTTGACCAACATGCTCCCACAAAATAGACACTCCTTTGGTCACATGTTTTGCCTATGAGCTAGGCCTTAAATAGTCCCCCGCTGGACTTAGTCAAGGGAGCTGATTATCTCCTATCTAGACTATTCCCCACAGTACTTATCACTACTTGACCTAGTGTATTTTTGTTGAGTTTGTTGCTCTTTGCCCCTCCTATCCACCCACTCACTCATATCATAAACTACATGAGGAccaggttttattttgttgttgttctctacCAAATCTCCAGTTCctaaaacagtacctggcacatagtaggtgctcaataaacacacGTTACTGTCATTCTTGTTATTTGTCAACTCACCTGAACAGTGAAGTGGGGCTTCTAGTTAAACATATTGGATTCAATATATGAATTATTTCTGATCCTTCCTGAAACTCTACTAAATCCActaaagggattttaaaaatgaaaaagagaatggGAGTGGGGACATCAGTAGAGCCTATtctgaccaccctatttaaaattacaCCCTCCCCTTCTCAATCTCCTTATCccatctttcccttcccttcataGCACCTATTAGCTTTTAATagattatataatttacttatgaGTTATGCTAATTTGTCAGACCCATCCCTAGAATGTAAGCACCAAGAAGGCaggatcttaatttttttattcactAATGTAGTATTCCAAGCACCAGAACAGTGTCTCGCACTTACTgggtactcaaaaaatattttcagaatgaatgaatgaatggagaataAAACAAGACCATGGAAGCTGAGAGTAGATGGTTGAATGGTAACTAAACAGGAGGCTGACATATaagccagcaagaaaatgggaTTGGAGTTGACAGAAACAAGCCAGTTCACTCAGCAGAACCACAAAGATGCTCAGGAATTGGCAGTAGGTGCCTGTGAGAGTGGGAATGCATGGGAGTGGAAAATGGAACCACAGTAGGCCGAATGCACTTGGACTCCAGGAGGCTTCGACTCCCTGGAGAGACTGAGAAGAGGGATTCTGGTTTAAAGACACAGCACAACCAAGTGGAGACACTGTAATTAGAGGATAGGTGTCTACGCACGAAACGGTGAGACTTTTAGCCCCTTTCTCCACTTGACTTGGAGAACACAAGCAGTTAGACCTATTAAACAACTCCCTCCTCCAGCATCCCTGCACTGAACTAAGCAGGGAGATGACAGACTTTCTCTGGTTAAAATCTCTGTCCAAGAGAAAACTCAGTAACAGACTTCTCAATGGCTTCACTAGAAACCGGAGAGTCATACAGCCATGCCTTCACATCTCTGAGGAAAAGTTATTTCCAGACTAAAACTGTTGGCAAAATGATGAATCAAGTGAAGGAGagaataagcttttttttttcagaaatggaagGAGGCAAGATTTTACTCCCCATGCATCCTTTCTCGGGATTCTCAGGGAGGGTATGCTCCATCAAAAAgagacactgatgaagaaaaagaaaagcatgggGTCCAGGAAACAAAAGATTCACACAGAAAAGTGGTAGAGAGAATCCTTAGAATGATGGAGAAAGGAGATTTGAAGACAACCATCATGCAAGGATGGCCCCAAGAACAAAAAGAACCCCAAATTACATAGATGTGATTGGACAGAGGGAGGAGATTGATACCTACATTGGTAAGTTTGGGGATAAAATGAGGTTGCTTGACAactaaggaaatgaagaaaataatcataacTCTGGGGAAACCAAAGTTGTTTATGAAAGTAAGAAAGTACATTTTATGGCTAGCCTTTGAGTCATATTTACATAGTTTTAACATATAAATACTGAATAGTGACTTAGCCAAAAATTATGATAGCCCTGTTAGAAGGAAGGTGGTGAATGAAACAGGTATGAaggggggatggaaaaaagagatAAAGCCTCTTTTCACTGGTAGGAAATTTTAGGCCTTAACATAAACAAGGATGTAATGGACCCAATGGCTAAGAGAGTCAGAAATTGGTTACTTCTGGGAGCACAAATCAAGAGTGaaaagggagagggcaggagatttttaaaaatatgagcctTCTAGTACTATTTTACTTTTCCAATCATGTATGTTTACAACTTAcacaaaacgaaaacaaaaaagaaacccccCAAACAAAGAGAAACTgcacagccaagaaaaagaacaggaaagtCATAATGTAACTTTATCAACTTTTATTCTTCACACGGCAACTACATCTTGCTTAACAGAGTTTGAACCTATCAAAATTGATAACTACAATTGAAATATTTAGACCATGAATTGGAATGATGATTTCCTTGTCAGTACTTCACTGATGTTACGTAGTGTAAAGCACGTATCTAGCTGAAACATTGCTGGCAAGATGGTTCATCTTTGCCAGTAGGCTAAAGAAGCTGCAGAAACTGACCTCTTCTCAGCGCgagcataaaaaggaaaaaccaagcCAGTGGGCTTTGCCAACAGAAGTGAAGTAAGCACAAGAATAAGCAGATAAAAGCCCCCTTTGCTTGGGTCCGTTTCCTCACCTGCAGATTTTGGAGGCTCCATCAGATCATCTCAAGTTCCTGTTTTCAGTGCTAAACTTCAAGTTAGACCTTCACACACATCCCTAGCCCCTCTTATTTCCTGAATGAATCTAAGACACAGATGACCATGTCCTAGTTTTCCTAGAACAGTCTTGGAATCTGTTGCTTGCTTCTCCTCTAACGCTCAAAAGTGGCCCAGTTAatcttgttttatatttctaaggaaaaacatgcatttactttttaacttaaaaatataacatttctaaaaaaaataataataacatttcatGACTtgctttctcttaaaaatttgGAGAAATTTCCAGTTCCTTTGTGGTGGTTTGTGAACtaccaagaattttttaaaagcagattaaggtgtaatataaatttttcttctaaaacattATTCAGTGTGCATAATATCCTTTTAAAACTATTCTCTAGTAACCCTGGGACATTTGGTACTTCCTAAAAACTATGACTAAAATCTTTGTGGAAGAATTAGGTGATATAATAGATTCTATTTATTAAAACAGTCTGAGAATTGAGAATGTCTTCCACTTGACTTTATTAACAATTATAACAATGATCTCAATACTGTTCTCTCAGCAAATGATAGGTCTCATCCATCATCATGGCTGTTACGAGGCTAATCAGTTATCCACCAGGGAATTTGACCCTCCCACTGCACAGACAAGCTCTATTTGCTAATGATTCCCAAATTTTCTTTAAGATGAGGACTAACGTCCTGCCAATCCCCCAGACAAAAGCTCCCATATTATCCAATGAACTTGAAACACCCCTTTCACAGTGAGCAGCAGTGAACATTCCATAATTAATTACTCAGTTTCAAGAGAGATTTAACATTGCTTGCTTTTCTGGAAGATACAAAGAGTTCCTTAGTTTTATTCAAACATGAACTATCCCTGATATAAAACATGTCTCATTATGAAGAGCTGTGATTTGTCTCAGCGTTCTTTTTCCTTACTTAACCACTTAAGTCACTGActgtggaaattttttaaatcgaAATAAATACAAGGTCCACTTAGAAGGAAAATAAACCCatcaaataattttgttttaaagatatgtgattaccatatttttaaaagttgctttgAAAATGAGCTAATGTGTTATACTAGGATCGTGCTATGGGGACTAATTTATTGTCTGCCCTAACCtagtaaaaacaaaaggaaagctgGATTTGGCATTCGCTTGCACTTTTCATCTTTATGAGAAAGTATGCCTGAGTTTTTGGGTCTGAGATCAGGTTTGCTTGGTAGCCTCAAAGagcaatttaccttttttttcaaaatttgcttTTGATCATTTCAGACAATTCATCCTTTCTGAATGAGAAAGACTAGAAGAGAGGAATGTCGAATGAGGTTAAGTAAACGGAGAATCTGTCACATAAAGCAAGTTTAAAGCCCCGTAACAGCATCCATGCAGGACAAACGGAAGCATTAttcttttgaaaacattattcttttAAACAGTGTGTAATGACATCCTCCCCAGAGACTtcttccataaaagaaaaaaaaatacttcctcAGAAGTCATCTTCTAGATTCCCAGTATAATGAGTGAAGTACAGTGAAAAGTCAGACTTGTGTTTTTTTATGTAAGAAGGTTCAAAATTAGAACTGCAAAAAGGGGCTCATAAGTTTCtggatgtttttgttttctgttacttaCCGGTATTTCCATGAACCAAAAGGACAAGTGAAAGGAAAAGATTGCCATTATTACCTTAGACCTGTATCAGGGAATGTGTTCTCGTTACAAACTGGAGCCAAACGTATTTTGTTTTCAAGGGAGAAATACATAAAACTCGAATATGCTAAATGTGCGATAATGCACTTTAAgttccttttatcattttcttatgCTGAAATATCAATCTGTGGAATGTGTTTCCAGTACTCTGTGCTGCTATTACCTCCTGAGGacttaactgaaaataaatatgaaaattttatgttttaaaagtttggtATTACTTAAATATCAGAATGTGGCTTTTGTCTTAAATgtctaaaatatgtttaaaaaacaaaaaggtaaataaGCAGAAAAATTACTTCTTTCAATTCCAACtctattttgtttaattaacGCATGCTCAaataaagtttttcttaaaagatttcaaaattgttgaatacataggaaaaaagaagaaagacactATAGACAAATCACAGTTATGATGTTTATTTagcaaaataaattgaagaaagttttctattaaaaaaaagtaagaatcaTATCCAAATTTTAGCTTCCCCATCTTCTTTGGTACTGAAATCAATGTTCAGGatgtatttattttgaagttAGTCATTGGGTCTATAACAGTTTTCCacagaaggaaaatagaaaattaagttACCTGTAATTGTCTCATTTATTGAATAACCAATGGGTGTGTAAAAGCAGTCAATTATGTGTATGCTGAAACCAACATCATCAAGGAAATTCATTCATAGATATATGTTTTCCACTGGAAATATATCCCAAATTTTTCAATAATCTGCCATCATTTTACTATGTTATCCGAATAGTAACCCAATGTACAGATGCTGTTATTCACTTAACTCATGAATTACTCTCTAAGGAAGGTGACACCACCACACCAGgacttattaacatttattttcaacatGACTacaccattaaaatattttttctgtatttcttagaATTGTGTGCTTCAGTCTTTTCATAAAATAGCATCTGGAGATCGCTAATagcattaaattaatattaataaagtcCAATTCTATCTAagtctttttctcttaagaagaaatattacttaaaaccagacattttgttcttttaagagCAGTATTACATGGACCGCTAATTCAGCCAAGCCACTTCCAGAAACACCATGTGACAACCGAGCTACTCATTCCTTTGATAAATTCTTTGCCTTTACCCATACTGATTTCTCCATGTCCCTGCTTTCTTGTGTGAAAGTACCTTCCCCTTAACTTGTTAAAAGAATCTGAGGGAAAAAATCCAGTAACAAACGAGggcaatgattttattttttgcacaGACTTGTGACCACAAAACGATCAAGCAGTTTATAGCTTCAGTGCTAACACTGTGATTGGGAACAAGAAGAGTACAACCATAATAAAATACAGCTATCTACTAGAAGGACTGCATAAAGACATCTTTGACCATGTAGGCTCTGGGCCCTCTGGAAATAAGTCAGTTGCATTGCCAACATGACAAAGAAAATCGCGATGTTCAGAATCAGGAACAGCCTGGTATACGAAGCAGACAGTGCTGGGGCTCGGCTGCGAGTCGTCGTCACCATCCGAGCCTGTCCAAACCGGCCTTTCATCAAATCACCATTTTTGTGTTTCTCATAtgttacatctgcaaaatctaaaaggtctttcatttcttcatcttcatCTATGGGCAGTTCTTTCTGTGCCAAAATCTGAGCTTTCTGTCGAATCTTTTTTTCATTGACTTCAATCTGTGCAAAAATATCAGGGACGGCATCCACAAATTTATAGCGCTTGCCTCCCCCCCTTCGGTTTTTCTTGGACTtgctttgctgctgctgctgctgttgctgtgaTATGGCAAAAATCCTGTCGATGGCCTCCTCAGTCTGTCTCTTATCTGAAAACCTCAGCAGGCGCTCAGCAGTCTTCCTAAAGCTGGCTGTGTTCCGGACTCGGGACAGGATCTGCTTCTCCAGCAGCTGGAACACTGGCTTAAAATGCTGCAGGTTCTGTTCCACAATAGCGGTGTAGTCCTTCACCTCAGGGACAACGGTGCTCTTGATGGCTGAACTCCAGTCAAACAGAATTTTCTGACGGTCGGCAATGACCTGTGCCAAGGCCAACTGTTCTGTAGTCTCACCTGTCCACAGGTAAGTGGCGTAGGCATGCTCACTGGTGGCTATGAACACATCCAGCTGCTGAGAGTCTCCGTGGATGCTGAAGCTCTGAACATCTATGGAGGGCCCTATGAAGAGGTAAGCTGCCCTGGTGATGGGACTTCGGAGGTGTGTGGTGACATTCACATAGTTGGTCCCGTTGTAGGGATAGCCCCGAGGGTATGTCACTGAAGCAAAGGTTCCTTTCTCACTGTAGCCAGTATCATCCATCCAGTACATTTTATAGAGCCCATCTCGCTGCCTGATGAAAGCCCCATGGACCCCATCTACCACTGTCTCCTCAAAAGAAAAATCCACATTGTGGAAGAAGCTTGCTGCTGTCTCCAAGGGGCTGTCCTCTCCCAGGTGTATCTGATCCACGAGGAGAAGAAGCTGTGGATGCAGGAGGATCAGATTCCTCTGAACGTTCTTCAGATGGAGCTGGGGGTTATAAGCGCCCACACCCTCTCCTCGGATGAAAACCACACCATTTTTCTCCATTGCAGCAACAACTCTCCCCTGACAGCTAGCTGCCAGGTCATGCTTGTATTTAGACCATTTTGATGAACAGTCTTCTGTGACCTGACCTTCCCAGGGAGA
It encodes the following:
- the DSE gene encoding dermatan-sulfate epimerase isoform X2, translating into MYETSYRRGWGFQYLHNHQPTNCMALLTGSLVLMNQGYLQEAYLWTKQVLTIMEKSLVLLREVTDGSLYEGVAYGSYTTRSLFQYMFLVQRHFDINHFGHPWLKQHFAFMYRTILPGFQRTVAIADSNYNWFYGPESQLVFLDTFVMRNGSGNWLADQIRRNRVMEGPGTPSKGQRWCTLHTEFLWYDASLKSVPPPDFGTPALHYFEDWGVVTYGSALPAEINRSFLSFKSGKLGGRAIYDIVHRNKYRDWIKGWRNFNAGHEHPDQNSFTFAPNGVPFITEALYGPKYTFFNNVLMFSPAVSKSCFSPWEGQVTEDCSSKWSKYKHDLAASCQGRVVAAMEKNGVVFIRGEGVGAYNPQLHLKNVQRNLILLHPQLLLLVDQIHLGEDSPLETAASFFHNVDFSFEETVVDGVHGAFIRQRDGLYKMYWMDDTGYSEKGTFASVTYPRGYPYNGTNYVNVTTHLRSPITRAAYLFIGPSIDVQSFSIHGDSQQLDVFIATSEHAYATYLWTGETTEQLALAQVIADRQKILFDWSSAIKSTVVPEVKDYTAIVEQNLQHFKPVFQLLEKQILSRVRNTASFRKTAERLLRFSDKRQTEEAIDRIFAISQQQQQQQQSKSKKNRRGGGKRYKFVDAVPDIFAQIEVNEKKIRQKAQILAQKELPIDEDEEMKDLLDFADVTYEKHKNGDLMKGRFGQARMVTTTRSRAPALSASYTRLFLILNIAIFFVMLAMQLTYFQRAQSLHGQRCLYAVLLVDSCILLWLYSSCSQSQC